From the genome of Pungitius pungitius chromosome 20, fPunPun2.1, whole genome shotgun sequence:
TTGTATTACTTTTCTCTTGTTTACAGTACACTGTAAGCAAGCAAAACAAACATAGTCGTTCAAGTGACTGACAAAGTAACAGACAGATGTTATTTTCTGTTCTGTTGTCCGTGTGTCATTGGATGAGTTGGATTTATATAAAAGGCAATGTTCACAAAAATAATGttcacaaaaaagaaattgaagTTTCAATCAAAAGTTGAAAGCAATAGACATGAACAGGCCTGTGTattaacatttatatacacatacatgtatacacaatTGTTACTACCGGCTCAAAGGGTAACAAAGAAAACCGGACAGAGGGTGGTAGATCATGTCCAAGGGGTTTAATGGTAAAACGCAAAACGGGCACAACTCAGACAATAAATCAACCCCAACGTAAACCGCTCTTCTCCGTCGCCTTCCCCCCTCCCGTCCACAACCAGGCATCTTTTATCCGTCAGGCTGGGACACGCCTGCATCCATGATGTGGCTCTCTATCTGCGTGCTGCCCCGTGCCGCCCTGTGCAACCTTGCTGGCTCTCCATCAGTCCCTCGTAGACCAGGTCGCATTGGACCGAACCCAGATCTTCAGCTCTCGGGGCTGAGGAGACCGCTCTTCTCTCAGGTGTCCGTGGATTGTCCTCTCAGCCCGGCATCACGTCCGCATAGCCCCTGGGGAAGTTTTGACCCATACGACTCTCCCGAGGACCAAGACAAAGAGTATGTGGGTGTTGCCACATTACCCAACCAGGTTCGTAGAAAGACAGTGAAGAAAGGTTTCACATTTACCCTTCTGGTGGCAGGGGAGTCTGGCCTCGGTAAATCCACACTAATCATCAGTTTGTTCCTCACGGACCTCTACAAAGACAGGAAGGTTCCCAATGCACAAGAACGGATTGATCAAACGATCAACATCGTAAAACACACCATCAGCATCGAAGAGAAAGGAGTCAAAGTGAGGCTCACCATCATAGACACACCGGGGTTCGGAGATGCTGTCAACAACACAGAAAGCTGGAAGCCAATAGAAGACTACATTGACCAGCAGTTTGAGCAGTACTTCAGAGATGAGAGCGGATTGAACCGAAGGAACATCCAGGACAACAGAGTCCATTGCTGCCTATACTTTATCTCTCCGTTCGGCCACGGTCTCCGACCTCTGGATGTTGCGTGTATGAAGGCTTTGCATAACAAAATCAACATAGTTCCCGTTGTTGccatcccggacgagcccccactttGTTACTACTGGCTCAAAGGGTAACAAAGAAAACCGGACAGAGGGTGGTAGATCATGTCCAAGGGGTTTAATGGTAAAACGCAAAACGGGCACAACTCAGACAATTAATCAACCCCAACGTAAACCGCTCTTCTCCGTTGCCTTCCCCCCTCCCGTTCACAACCAGGCATCTTTTATCCGTCAGGCTGGGACACGCCTCGCGCGCCGGCACCTCCCATCAATCAGGACCAGACCTAGTAGAGCGGGAAGACACAGGGAGACAGAACAGGAGAGACCAACGTAGTGCAGGACGTAACACCCCCCCTTTTACAAGACGGGTCCTGGAGGCTATTCTACTTAGCACTACCACCATATTgggaataataacaataatagaaATCTAACTACCTCCAAATGTAGAAATGAGGCGCAAACGGTGCCGATacacaaatatgtttttatttatttttttaaactcccttTTCGCAAACCCATTTCCACAACTGTCACCACTCCTGTAATCCGGGCCctggaagacagaaaaaaacaacaggaagaaGGTCATGGGATTGCAAGCTGAAGCTAATAACCAGAGGGAGCACGGGACAAAGCGTCTGCAACCACATTATCTGTGCCTTTAATGTGGCGAATATCCAAATGGTACGGCTGCAGAAAAAGAGCCCAACGCATTAAGCGCTGATTCGGATTCTGCAGGGAATGCAAAAACGTTAACGGGTTATGATCACAGAAGACTATCAGCGAAGAAACATCAGCTACATAGACCTCAAAATGCTGAAGGGCCCAATTTAAAGCCAAAGCTTCTTTCTCAATGACAGAATAATTTGCCTGATACGAAACAAACTTccgagagaagaaagagactgGACGATCAACTCCTTTTGCGTCTTCCTGGACCaaaacagctccagctcctACCTGACTAGCATCGACTTGCAGTTTGAACGTCCGGTTTAAATGTGGCGCTGCCAGGACCGGAGAGGAAGTTAAAAGGGCTTTAACAGTCTCAAAGGAAGTCTGGCAAACAGGTATCCAGCTGAACTTGACAGTGGACTTCAACAGATTAGTTAGCGGAGCAACTACTGAAGAGAAATTTGGGCAGAAACATCGATAAAACCCCACCATACCCAAAAATCTCATCAGCTCTTTTTTGTTGGTGGGTGACGGATACTGGTCTATGGCCAAAGTCTTAGCTCGTATGGGGGACACTTGTCCTTGGCCCACGACCTTTCCCAGGTAGGTCACCGTCGCTCTTGCAAACTCGCACTTTGCAAGGTTGACAGTTAGCTGAGCCTGGGCAAGACGGCGGAACAAAGCTCGCACAGAGTCCAAATGCCCCTCCCAAGTATTACTAAAGACCACCACATCATCCAAATACACTGCACAACCCTCTAGACCAGCGACTACGGTGTTCATCAGTCGCTGGAACGTGGCGGGAGCGTTACGTAATCCAAAACTCATTACTTTATAGGAGAACAACCCCTGCGAAGTGATGAAACTGGACACCTCCCTTGCACGGTCAGTTAAAGGCACCTGCCAATAGCCCTTGAGGAGGTCGAATTTGCTCACGAAGGTGGCGGCACCCACTTGGTCTACACAATCATCTATTCGGGGCAACGGAAAACTGTCTGGTTTTGTGACAGCGTTAAGTTTCCAAAAATCGGTGCAAAACCTAAAGGTACCATCTGGTTTGTTAACCAGGAGACACGGTGATGCCCAAGCTGATGCAGAGTGTTCAGCCAGACCATTGTCGAGAAGGTACTTTACCTCTGCATCCATGATGTGGCTCTCTATCTGCGTGCTGCCCCGTGCCGCCCTGTGCAACCTTGCTGGCTCTCCATCAGTCCCTCGTAGACCAGGTCGCATTGGACCGAACCCAGATCTTCAGCTCTCGGGGCTGAGGAGACCGCTCTTCTCTCAGGTGTCCGTGGATTGTCCTCTCAGCCCGGCATCACGTCCGCATAGCCCCTGGGGAAGTTTTGACCCATACGACTCTCCCGAGGACCAAGACAAAGAGTATGTGGGTGTTGCCACATTACCCAACCAGGTTCATAGAAAGACAGTGAAGAAAGGTTTCACATTTACCCTTCTGGTGGCAGGGGAGTCTGGCCTCGGTAAATCCACACTAATCATCAGTTTGTTCCTCACGGACCTCTACAAAGACAGGAAGGTTCCCAATGCACAAGAACGGATTGATCAAACGATCAACATCGTAAAACACACCATCAGCATCGAAGAGAAAGGAGTCAAAGTGAGGCTCACCATCATAGACACACCGGGGTTCGGAGATGCTGTCAACAACACAGAAAGCTGGAAGCCAATAGAAGACTACATTGACCAGCAGTTTGAGCAGTACTTCAGAGATGAGAGCGGATTGAACCGAAGGAACATCCAGGACAACAGAGTCCGTTGCTGCCTATACTTTATCTCTCCGTTCGGCCACGGTCTCCGACATCTGGATGTTGCGTGTATGAAGGCTTTGCATAACAAAATCAACATAGTTCCCGTTGTTGccatcccggacgagcccccactttGTTACTATTGGCTCAAAGGGTAACAAAGAAAACCGGACAGGGGGTGGTAGATCATGTCCAAGGGGTTTAATGGTAAAACGCAAAACGGGCACAACTCAGACAATAAATCAACCCCAACGTAAACCGCTCTTCTCCGTTGCCTTCCCCCCTCCCGTCCACAACCAGGCATCTTTTATCCGTCAGGCTGGGACACGCCTCGCGCGCCGGCACCTCCCATCAATCAGGACCAGACTTAGTAGAGCGGGAAGACACAGGGAGACAGAACAGGAGAGACCAACGTAGTGCAGGACGTAACACaatagatatatacatattatagaTTCTGTATGTCCGCAGCCAAAAGATTCCCTCTGAGTAAAAATGTAAGATggagttttaaataaaaatggcagCACAAGACAGGgcaatatattttgttttgaaatgtcagTCATTGGAGATCCTTGAGCTGCAAGCCAGACGTGATCACCCAACGTATTGTGCAATTTTCTGCATTTACAAGGGAGAAATGGAGTGGACAGACACAAAGGATTGAATTGCGGCATATACAAGAGCAATCACAATTTCCTCCTGGCAAAGAAGATTAGGGAGTAGTGTAAAAATGCATACAGGATGTGACCTATATAATATGATAACAAATGAAGGGATGAGCTGCTTATAGAACATGCCAAGCATAATTTGAAGCCTTAGACCGTTACGGCTTCATTTTAGCTTTCACTTTAGTctgccaaatgttttttttttatctagttGTTGAATTTACTGCCTATTTTTCAAATTTGATTTAGTTGACTTTTGGGCAATGGATcgtacaaaaaaagaaactttcCTTCTGAATTTAAAGGAAAAGACTTTTCCTTTCTGTGTTACATCGTGCAGCAGCCGTGTGTTTAAAAGCCTAGGATTGCAGGATGCACAGAAGGTCATCTAACGTTATTGTACCCTGGAAACTCAATAATGTATCAGCCAACAGAATGTCTGATTGATTATGGAGCAAACTGGGCTCCTCTCCCACTGCGACGACTCCCTAGGCCCGAGCCGGAAGGATGCTTCCCAAAAAGCACCTGCAACTCTGCCCTGGGCAGAGCAGGAGGCGCATAATGCAGtcatgcatttctcttttttcgtTTGGCATCAAACAGGAAGCTCCAAAGGCCATACAGGATGTTGTTCCTTCAGCCTTCTCTGATTTATGGACTGCTCCCTAAACCCTAGCTCTCTATGCTCTGTGTGGATGCATACTGTAAAGTCTGAGGATGAAAAAAGAACTGTATTTAGTTTTGTATGTAATGTTGTTTAGAACAAAGACATTTGCTCTGAGCAGCTATGCTGCTAATCTTATGCCAAGTTTTTATTCAATACTTGAACACCGAGGTGTAAAATAGAAACGAATTGATCTTAAGGTCATTCCAACTGTCAAACAAAAACTAGAGCCCGTTCAATTTGCCATGATGTTTTCTCCCGAGGATTCTTATTGATTCCTGTGACCTCCTTGACCTTTTCATCTCGTGCCAACATCACATCAAAAATTCATCTTGAGTTTAGAATCTCGTGTGTATGTGTCTCTCCAGTGGTGATGGGGGGTTTTGTGCTCAAGTTCTGGAGGCCACTGCAAGTTGCTATCGTTCATTCTGCAATCTATTTATAATGTTATTCTTCTGATTGTCTTCACTGGTATGTTTCAGTACTCAGCTGTTCTACACACACATTATACTGGACATGGCTCTTCCTGagttacaatacatttttttctaatgaATGGATATGAAATTCATTCATGCGCTGAAATATTCAAACATGGAATTGAAATATaaattatttctaaaaaatgtaaaaaataaataaaagtacattaaaaaaaagttttcaaaataaaagtattcatGATTTAACAGATTGGCTAATATACATatgaaaaatgcattaaaatgtggaCTGTGGACCGTGACATACAGACGCTATCCTATTTACTAAAGCAAACTGTCTTTTTGCAAACTAAAGAGACACCTGTTCTgactatacctcgactaaaaagaCTAACATTGTGACACTTaagttgtacttataatggctcttatctatagcaagttgtaaattggcttatttaatgaaattgcacttagTTCTTCccagtttgtatccttatggttgaaatgcatttagtcGCTGTGGATAAAAGCAGGgggtaaatgacatgtaatgtaatacaaaCTTGTTAGCTCCTTAACACAGAAGTCAATGGAGCAGAGTTTGCTCGCATTATCGCAAACTTCGGTTTATTTGACTTTGCCAAGCTCTTTCAACTTTGTGCTGATTTACGTAATTTGTTAACTCAATATATTGCCTTTCATCTAGTCTCAGGACACATCAACAATGACTAAGATTATACTAACATTTAAAGGCAATAGTTCTGCcagcttctccttttttctaTAAAATGTTCGCTCCaattcctgtttcctgttttgtAAATCCCAATCTGCCGGTGTCAGTATCACTCGGATCCAATCCGGCAAAGTTTTGAAGTACCGGGATAGATCAATTTGATCCGTGGCTGAGGACAGGGGGATTTGGTTTTCCGAATCATTCTGATGTCAATTACAAGTTTTGAAACACCGGCCCCTGGTGATTAAGACAGACCCTGGTCGCGGCTGGTCAGGGTTATGTTATACTTGGCAGATTGGCCAAGTATAACATTGACATCtgtcaaaaatacaaaagatgGTGTTTAGGAATGCGGCAACTTCTCCAGCACTTGACAAAGCCAAACTTTCATTGGaacagcaaatatttttttattattaattatatatatatatatatacatacacactaaTATAGTAAAGGAACGgcttaaaagaaaagaagtcaGCCTTTGAACATGAGTATTTTTCACATTCATCCATTCAAGGTGAGGAGAAGCACACAGTTGCCCATTGTATTCTTGAACTGAGTTGAAGACTGATTACAGCGCCACTCTTATCAGTCCTGAAAGCCAATGGCATTCTTGATGTCAGAGCGGGTTTGACAAATGAGTGTGAGGCGCCCTCTTACAGCCTGTTTGTCATCACGTCTCTGACAAGCACCGCGTCTATCCGTGTACATGGCAATCTGCTTTTACTCCCTGCGATAGCAAGCACTCGACTGCGCGGCATGTTCGCACTTCCCCGAACTCACCAGTAACATGTTGAGCCTGGGAAAAAATGCAGGAGAGATTGTTACGTCCCGTTTGCCTTGCCACAGCACGCCACAGCTCCCTCAAACATTCCTCCGATTCCATCCTGTTCACTtgggtgacaaaaaaaaaaagtacacaacCTTAAACTCATCTCCTTTAGAAATCCAGGCATTTTAGCCAACGAATGAAATAGGAAGGCTTTCTGTGGCGGACAGCTGCGATTCTCCCCCCCTGTGGGAGCCATCGTGTGGGACCGCTGTGCAGAGCCCAACTGCAGGTACCGCCAAGAAGACAGCACCTGATTTCCGCCAGTTCCCTGTAATGGTAACGTGGCCCTCGATGTGGGTCATTGAAAATGACATGCACAGATGTTCACTCTGCGCTTTTGCAGAAAACCAACATAATAGGCTGCCTTCAATGAACCTGTCATACTGAGCGTTCCCTACCAATTTCCCCCAGCCAGATGATGCCAGTAGAAAGCGGAGGGTATCCTCGGAAGATCTATAACTCTTTAAGCTCCTctcaagaaaacacacagggaCAGAGCAAGAAACCTGTTCGCCATCTTGCTGGCAGATCGTCTCTTTATGGATGTCCCATCAGCCCAGGTAATAAAAATCCAAGGCATTAGAGGGCCGCGGGGGAGGCCTGACACGGCACAGGATGGAAGGGCGTGTTCAAAGGGGATGGCGGAGGGTTCAGGATGGTGAGCAGCGCTAATGAAAATCCTGCACTGCGATCTGGCTCCCATTTGAAAAAGGGCTTTGTTTGAGGGATCAGGGGAATTCAAAGGCCTACATAAGAGCCTTTAGCTCAACAATAACTCACACTGCGATCCGAAGTAACTTCACTTTCTCCGTCTCGGTCTCCTGAAAACGTTGTTCACATGCAAATAATTGAATTGGCATTCACCATATTTGAGTTTTTCTCAAAATAAAGGTAACTATGAACCgttcaatgattttttttttgtttgtttttttgttttaagtttattgacaaaaaaagaacaagagcagctgaaatgaaaatcactcgtGGGCGAGGAAAAACCTATACTAAATCTAAGAACAAAAAGGAATCTATATCAAACACTGGGCTGAGAACGAGGAGTCAAACAGAAGGCGAACAAGCGCCTCTAACAAGAGGAAGgttgattttcaaaatgaaacagTAACTTACaagacagacacaaaacaacctgaCTAACACATTTTTCTTGACACGACAATCTACACCGCCCAACCTTCAAAAACATGCATTGATCAACCACCCGATTCGGACCTGCAAACTGCCATTTTTATCCATCATAGTGGCGTATTTATCAACATTGAGACAAGGACACAATCCAGCTTAATGCGTTTGGAGTGCATGAGTACCCTATTTGTGTAGCTATGGTAACTATGGTCAAGCATTATCCAATTGCAATCCACTAACTGCTCTCAACATATGCATTCAAAGAGGTTTAAGACCAATAGGTATTGCATAACTACATCCAAATGTaaatgcttgttaaaaacacttCACAGAAAACATGATTGCTGCGGAGAGGCAAACATGCGGTCAGTCCTGATGTACTGAATGTGCTCTGGTCAGTGGTGGCCGGTCCACAGAGGGCAATGGGACCTGAGcaaatgaaaaaagagaaagcatatatatatatatatttttttttcgttgatatactgaattgtttgaataagatgtccttattatgttaaacttttggaataaatgttaaatatttaactgcaaagtaataacaCGTGTTTGATACCCtcttttgcattgaatcatactgggatgattggctggccctaccagcTGGCTCTAGTGTTACACCTCCTGAAAACATTTGCGTCTCCTTCAAATCCCCAATAGTCATGGGAGCATATTACAGCGCCGATGTCTACCTTGACACTAATGGGATGTAATTTTGATTTCACAACAGAGACAGGCATGGTGTTTACAGTTT
Proteins encoded in this window:
- the LOC119195301 gene encoding septin-4-like, with product MWLSICVLPRAALCNLAGSPSVPRRPGRIGPNPDLQLSGLRRPLFSQVSVDCPLSPASRPHSPWGSFDPYDSPEDQDKEYVGVATLPNQVRRKTVKKGFTFTLLVAGESGLGKSTLIISLFLTDLYKDRKVPNAQERIDQTINIVKHTISIEEKGVKVRLTIIDTPGFGDAVNNTESWKPIEDYIDQQFEQYFRDESGLNRRNIQDNRVHCCLYFISPFGHGLRPLDVACMKALHNKINIVPVVAIPDEPPLCYYWLKG
- the LOC134107850 gene encoding septin-4-like, which codes for MWLSICVLPRAALCNLAGSPSVPRRPGRIGPNPDLQLSGLRRPLFSQVSVDCPLSPASRPHSPWGSFDPYDSPEDQDKEYVGVATLPNQVHRKTVKKGFTFTLLVAGESGLGKSTLIISLFLTDLYKDRKVPNAQERIDQTINIVKHTISIEEKGVKVRLTIIDTPGFGDAVNNTESWKPIEDYIDQQFEQYFRDESGLNRRNIQDNRVRCCLYFISPFGHGLRHLDVACMKALHNKINIVPVVAIPDEPPLCYYWLKG